The following proteins are encoded in a genomic region of Athene noctua chromosome 9, bAthNoc1.hap1.1, whole genome shotgun sequence:
- the ARL2BP gene encoding ADP-ribosylation factor-like protein 2-binding protein, with translation METSDEENFSVAVSSPSDAEFDAVVGCLEDIIMNDDFQLIRRTFMEKHYQEFDDSEENKLVYTSIFNEYISLVEKYVEEKLLDRIPGFNMAAFTMSLQQHKDEMTGDIFDMLLTFTDFLAFKEMFLDYKAEKEGRSLDSSSELVVTSLKKSSVSS, from the exons ATGGAGActtctgatgaagaaaatttcAGTGTAGCCGT CTCCTCCCCTTCTGATGCAGAGTTTGATGCAGTTGTTGGGTGTCTGGAGGATATCATCATGA ATGATGATTTCCAGTTAATACGGAGGACTTTTATGGAGAAGCACTACCAGGAGTTTGAtgactcagaagaaaacaagcttgtctatacttctatttttaatgaatat atctcTTTAGTAGAGAAATACGTTGAAGAAAAATTGCTTGATCGGATTCCTGGTTTTAATATGGCTGCTTTCACAATGTCATTGCA ACAGCACAAGGATGAAATGACAGGTGATATATTTGATATGCTTCTCACATTTACTGACTTTCTGGCTTTCAAAGAAATGTTCTTGGATTACAAAGCT GAAAAAGAAGGTCGAAGTCTGGATTCAAGCAGTGAGTTAGTTGTGACTTCGTTAAAGAAATCATCAGTATCCTCCTAG